Proteins found in one Ptychodera flava strain L36383 chromosome 3, AS_Pfla_20210202, whole genome shotgun sequence genomic segment:
- the LOC139129388 gene encoding zinc finger protein 774-like has product MRSHILQRLPERSAASQRRRNVDMPDLPDRQHQLCPGRQHREAPRQSPGQVAHRACSTAVIQQTQGLEVNQLKANGLDSGLSDFPNVEAYTSSNTAQSNSSTAIPHQYMCFVCARDFNDSLTLQSHMEQCLLENASILSSAPRHTNADDSPSYSCPVCQVECQDESSLHIHVDMCLQSAESSDLTTPYTCPICQLQFDDEGILHAHVDSCLSDEPTDVVTSNSPGMRGAGELNGGLSAPSSPRPSYLCPLCESVFSSMDELADHKAHCSHGCSRETRAGRDEATAAVSEFQVRAADTVNLGEFALNTCPACRLTFADTACYLSHIPQCTPEDSSAFSQANLSGFPPNTCPDCRQTFANSACYQSHIPQCSPDDAVALLQENVAVNLDNTGEDDFALWHECERCRVSFLDFNAFQSHVASCTEERTRRRKLCTIL; this is encoded by the coding sequence ATGCGGTCACATATTCTGCAAAGGCTGCCTGAGCGGAGTGCTGCGAGCCAACGGCGACGAAATGTTGATATGCCCGATCTGCCGGACCGACAACACCAGCTCTGTCCGGGACGGCAACATCGAGAGGCTCCCCGACAGTCACCTGGCCAAGTCGCTCATCGAGCTTGTAGCACGGCGGTGATACAGCAAACGCAGGGACTGGAGGTGAATCAGTTAAAGGCGAACGGACTGGATAGCGGTCTTTCGGACTTCCCTAATGTTGAGGCTTATACGTCGTCAAACACAGCCCAAAGTAATTCCTCGACGGCGATACCGCATCAGTATATGTGTTTTGTGTGCGCCCGTGACTTCAACGACTCGCTCACATTGCAAAGCCACATGGAACAATGTCTGCTAGAAAATGCCAGCATTCTGTCGTCTGCGCCTCGTCACACAAATGCGGACGACAGTCCATCGTACTCTTGCCCCGTGTGTCAAGTGGAATGTcaagatgaaagctcgcttcaCATCCACGTCGATATGTGTCTACAGTCGGCAGAGAGCTCGGACTTAACGACACCTTACACATGTCCGATATGCCAGTTACAGTTTGACGATGAAGGAATACTCCATGCGCACGTAGATTCCTGTCTGTCGGACGAACCCACGGACGTCGTCACTTCGAACTCACCAGGGATGAGGGGCGCTGGTGAGCTGAACGGCGGACTGTCTGCGCCTTCGTCTCCGAGACCGTCATACCTGTGTCCATTATGCGAAAGCGTCTTTTCAAGCATGGACGAACTAGCGGACCACAAGGCCCATTGCAGCCATGGGTGTTCTCGTGAAACGCGCGCTGGACGGGACGAGGCGACGGCGGCGGTCAGCGAATTTCAAGTGCGGGCAGCAGACACCGTCAACCTTGGCGAGTTTGCGCTGAACACTTGCCCTGCTTGTCGCCTGACCTTCGCCGATACTGCGTGTTATCTGTCGCACATACCGCAGTGCACTCCGGAAGATTCATCCGCCTTCTCGCAGGCCAACCTTAGTGGATTTCCGCCGAACACGTGCCCGGATTGTCGCCAAACCTTCGCCAACAGTGCTTGCTATCAGTCGCACATACCGCAGTGTTCTCCGGACGATGCTGTCGCCCTCTTGCAGGAAAACGTAGCGGTGAACTTGGACAACACGGGCGAGGATGACTTTGCTCTTTGGCACGAGTGTGAACGGTGCAGAGTTTCATTCCTGGATTTCAACGCCTTCCAATCCCACGTGGCTAGCTGCACGGAAGAGAGAACAAGGCGCCGTAAATTATGCACAATATTGTAG